From Penicillium psychrofluorescens genome assembly, chromosome: 1, one genomic window encodes:
- a CDS encoding uncharacterized protein (ID:PFLUO_001433-T1.cds;~source:funannotate), whose product MSAPAGVIFQQLAALPARSRQGLNNLRQRLFQDSKPKKEGQFLRTSLRAHQPVWLAATGGVYTSMSAVYLTLRYLKRAR is encoded by the exons ATGTCTGCGCCGGCCGGTGTTATCTTCCAGCAGCTTGCTGCCCTGCCTGCTCGCTCGAGGCAGGGTCTGAACAACCTGCGACAGAGACTCTTCCAGG ACTCCAAGCCAAAGAAGGAGGGTCAGTTCCTGCGCACTTCTCTGAGAGCTCACCAACCCGTCTGGCTGGCTGCCACCGGTGGTGTCTACACCAGCATGTCCGCTGTCTATCTCACACTGCGGTACCTCAAACGCGCCCGATAG
- a CDS encoding uncharacterized protein (ID:PFLUO_001434-T1.cds;~source:funannotate) yields the protein MGQKASVPQPGARFQVIGAGLSRTGTASFTAALEILLEGPVYHGGTQTTMGPPTEIKSWIQILQYWVHGKKADRPTMMNLMRHRLDGFVAVTDAPCSQLFEELLEMHPDAKVICTTRDPVAWEKSMSQISNLALLWFLRGVLLPLPGMRHFVDYISVLGKQWFKLYGTKTFDRTTYAKHIAWLQEVVPEDRLVFYDVKDGWEPLCKALGKEVPKDQPFPRVNDGAAIEQTAQYHIRRGLTRWAAILGVIGVAAALQLQIIPGIFSP from the coding sequence ATGGGCCAAAAGGCATCCGTCCCCCAACCAGGGGCGCGCTTTCAAGTAATCGGCGCGGGCCTGTCGCGTACCGGGACCGCATCATTCACTGCTGCATTAGAGATTCTCTTGGAGGGGCCTGTCTACCATGGTGGAACACAAACCACCATGGGTCCTCCGACCGAGATCAAATCCTGGATCCAGATTCTGCAATATTGGGTACAcgggaagaaggccgacCGCCCCACGATGATGAACCTCATGAGGCACCGACTGGACGGGTTCGTCGCTGTCACCGATGCGCCTTGCTCTCAGCTCTTCGAGGAATTGCTAGAAATGCACCCCGACGCCAAGGTCATCTGCACCACCCGCGACCCAGTCGCTTGGGAGAAGTCTATGTCCCAGATCTCCAATTTGGCGCTACTATGGTTCCTGCGCGGGGTTCTGCTTCCGCTGCCGGGCATGCGGCATTTCGTGGATTATATCAGTGTGCTGGGGAAGCAGTGGTTCAAGCTCTATGGGACCAAGACTTTCGATCGCACGACATATGCGAAGCACATTGCTTGGTTGCAAGAGGTGGTGCCCGAGGATCGCTTGGTGTTCTATGATGTCAAAGATGGATGGGAGCCGCTGTGCAAGGCACTGGGTAAAGAGGTGCCCAAGGACCAGCCATTCCCGCGGGTCAACGATGGGGCTGCCATCGAACAAACGGCTCAGTATCATATCCGGCGGGGGCTTACTCGATGGGCGGCGATTCTTGGTGTGATTGGCGTCGCTGCTGCTCTACAATTGCAGATCATCCCTGGCATTTTCAGCCCATGA
- a CDS encoding uncharacterized protein (ID:PFLUO_001435-T1.cds;~source:funannotate), with protein sequence MSVTVPLDPLVPATPSDAVIKTDDASPTTVWKDRNPTIEKHDEQFQHPLFPALPSYSAPTALSKLRDYTLVAISFVLSLSFLTVIFTGALITTFITALSGLWHRIQGRHPDTARAFYAEEQTRRTARAEADRRWHLSQQKRDRDEELGSDECPPLEGGTDPIVCDIAYYARRVGLDVETFRVQTEDGFIITLWHVYNPQEYTALSVEERRERGSAVFTQPRNESASPQSNRRYPVLLIHGLLQCAGAYCTNDEDSLAFYLCKSGYDVWLGNNRCGLEPEHTSLYPSDPRMWSWDIRHLGTLDLTALTSRVLYETGFEKLGLVCHSQGTTQTFVALAKEHRPELGEHISVFCALAPAVYAGPLVSRPYFRFMRMLSPEMFRVFFGIHSFIPFMMTARRLLPPKAYGTIAYWVFSFLFGWSDARWERDLRNRMFQFAPVYVSAESMRWWLGSECFAKHKCILSTHEESLSETLEGQEHQLAGETIREHGDDPQDACLARREDTAWFGPQTPPFALWVCGSDALVDGHRLLHRFSSGREPHVRVVHSKVIDEYEHLDVLWAMDAIEQVGKEVRQVIWTSMPDDARKVCRAPRGININLVDA encoded by the coding sequence ATGTCAGTCACTGTTCCCTTGGACCCGCTCGTCCCAGCTACCCCGTCGGACGCGGTGATCAAAACCGACGATGCATCCCCCACTACAGTTTGGAAGGACCGCAACCCGACAATCGAGAAGCATGACGAGCAATTCCAACATCCGCTATTTCCAGCTTTGCCTTCGTATAGTGCACCCACGGCCCTCAGCAAGCTGCGTGACTACACtctcgtcgccatctccttcgtTCTGTCGCTCTCGTTCCTAACAGTGATTTTCACTGGAGCCTTAATTACAACCTTTATTACCGCACTTTCTGGTCTTTGGCATCGGATTCAGGGCCGCCATCCGGATACAGCGAGGGCATTCTATGCGGAGGAACAAACACGAAGAACCGCAAGAGCCGAGGCAGATCGCAGATGGCATCTGAGCCAGCaaaagagagacagagacgAGGAACTGGGCTCTGATGAGTGTCCTCCGCTGGAAGGCGGAACGGACCCCATCGTCTGCGACATCGCGTACTATGCGCGGCGGGTTGGTTTGGATGTTGAGACCTTTCGAGTTCAGACGGAGGATGGCTTCATAATCACCCTGTGGCATGTTTACAATCCACAGGAATACACGGCCCTATCGGTGGAAGAAAGACGTGAGCGTGGCTCGGCTGTTTTTACACAACCCAGAAACGAATCAGCCAGTCCCCAGTCGAATCGTCGATACCCCGTTCTTTTGATTCATGGGCTGCTCCAGTGCGCCGGCGCATACTGTACGAATGACGAAGACAGTCTAGCCTTTTATCTCTGCAAGTCGGGTTATGATGTCTGGTTGGGCAACAACCGCTGTGGACTCGAACCAGAACACACCTCTCTGTACCCCTCCGATCCTCGCATGTGGTCTTGGGATATCCGACATCTCGGCACCCTCGACCTTACTGCTCTCACGTCACGCGTCCTATACGAAACCGGATTCGAGAAACTTGGACTTGTGTGCCATTCGCAAGGTACCACCCAAACGTTCGTGGCGCTAGCCAAGGAGCATCGCCCGGAACTTGGTGAGCACATCTCAGTATTTTGCGCGCTTGCACCGGCGGTCTATGCCGGCCCATTGGTTAGCAGACCATATTTCCGTTTCATGCGGATGCTGTCTCCAGAAATGTTCCGTGTCTTTTTTGGCATTCACTCTTTCATCCCGTTCATGATGACGGCGCgccgtcttcttcccccaAAGGCCTACGGTACTATCGCCTACTGGGTATTTTCATTCCTATTCGGCTGGTCCGACGCGCGTTGGGAGCGTGATCTGCGCAACCGCATGTTCCAATTTGCTCCCGTGTACGTGAGCGCCGAGTCCATGCGCTGGTGGCTAGGAAGTGAATGCTTCGCGAAGCACAAGTGCATTCTCTCCACACACGAGGAGAGTCTCAGCGAGACCCTGGAAGGCCAGGAGCATCAGCTCGCTGGAGAAACGATCCGCGAGCATGGGGATGATCCCCAGGATGCATGTCTTGCTCGCCGAGAAGATACTGCTTGGTTTGGCCCACAAACCCCGCCGTTTGCACTGTGGGTTTGCGGCTCTGATGCTTTGGTTGATGGCCATCGGCTTTTGCATCGTTTCTCCAGTGGGAGAGAACCCCATGTGCGTGTTGTCCACTCCAAGGTCATTGATGAGTATGAACATCTCGATGTCCTTTGGGCTATGGATGCGATTGAGCAGGTTGGGAAGGAGGTCAGGCAGGTTATTTGGACGAGCATGCCTGATGATGCTCGCAAGGTTTGCCGTGCGCCCCGCGGAATCAACATCAACCTAGTTGATGCATGA
- a CDS encoding uncharacterized protein (ID:PFLUO_001437-T1.cds;~source:funannotate) has product MGFALKKPDDAVGSAAPAIIIGLFVAFGGVLFGYDTGTISGILAMKYWRQLFSTGYINPKDQWPDVTSSQSSMIVSLLSAGTFFGALAAAPVADTFGRRLGMIMDTGVFTFGVILQTASTSIPLFVAGRFFAGLGVGLLSATIPLYQSETAPKWIRGVIVGAYQLAITFGLLLAAIVNNSTKNRMDTGCYRIPVAIQFAWAIILVVGMLVLPETPRYLIKRDRHEDAVKSLARLRRIDVNDPAIIEELSEIQANHEFELRQGNATYLEILRGTIGKRLATGCAVQALQQLAGVNFIFYYGTTFFQSSGIQNSFIITLITNIINVVSTFPGLYMVEKWGRRPLLLFGGVGMCVSQLIVAIVGTAASSNVANKLLIAFVCIYIFFFASSWGPVAWVVTGELFPLKARAKCLSITTATNWLLNWAIAYATPYMVNSGPGNANLQSKVFFIWGGFCFLAVVFVYTCIYETKGLSLEQVDELYSKVEQAWKSPGFVPSVHYTDVRDVTDESKRGSLAQFEAEADEKREERSEHVESVPKRVEV; this is encoded by the exons aTGGGCTTCGCGTTGAAGAAGCCTGATGATGCCGTGGGCTCCGCTGCCCCGGCTATCATCATTGGTCTATTTGTGGCCTTTGGCGGTGTTCTCTTCGG ATATGACACCGGAACAATCAGCGGAATCCTCGCCATGAAATACTGGCGGCAGCTTTTCTCCACCGGATACATCAACCCTAAAGATCAGTGGCCCGATGTAACCTCTTCGCAGTCTTCGATGATTGTCTCGCTTTTGTCTGCGGGCACGTTCTTCGGTGCCCTAGCTGCCGCCCCCGTTGCGGACACCTTTGGTCGGCGGCTCGGCATGATTATGGATACTGGTGTCTTCACTTTTGGTGTTATTCTTCAGACTGCGTCTACTTCTATTCCATTGTTCGTCGCGGGGAGATTCTTTGCCGGGCTTGGTGTTGGTCTGCTTTCTGCAACGA TTCCCCTGTATCAGTCTGAGACAGCGCCCAAATGGATCCGCGGTGTGATTGTCGGAGCCTACCAGCTGGCCATCACATTTGGTCTACTCCTAGCAGCTATCGTCAACAATTCTACCAAGAATCGCATGGATACGGGCTGCTACCGTATTCCCGTGGCCATCCAGTTCGCCTGGGCTATCATTCTTGTGGTGGGGATGCTGGTGCTGCCAGAGACACCGCGCTACCTGATTAAGCGAGATAGACACGAAGATGCCGTCAAGTCCCTTGCCCGTCTACGCCGCATCGACGTCAACGAccccgccatcatcgaggagCTGTCTGAGATCCAGGCGAACCATGAATTCGAGCTGCGTCAGGGCAATGCTACATACCTTGAAATCCTCCGGGGCACTATTGGAAAGCGACTGGCTACTGGGTGTGCTGTGCAGGCTTTACAGCAGCTCGCAGGTGTCAACTTCATCT TCTACTATGGCACGACCTTCTTCCAGAGCTCAGGCATCCAAAAttccttcatcatcaccctAATCACTAACATCATCAACGTGGTCTCAACCTTCCCAGGCCTATACATGGTCGAGAAATGGGGCCGCCGcccccttctcctcttcggcgGGGTAGGCATGTGTGTCTCGCAACTAATCgtcgccatcgtcggcacGGCAGCCAGCTCAAATGTCGCTAACAAGCTCCTGATTGCCTTTGTATGCATCtacattttcttcttcgccagctccTGGGGCCCCGTCGCCTGGGTCGTGACGGGCGAGCTATTCCCTCTGAAAGCGCGCGCAAAGTGTCTCTCTATCACCACCGCGACGAACTGGCTGCTCAACTGGGCGATCGCCTACGCCACGCCGTACATGGTGAACAGCGGACCCGGCAATGCCAATTTACAATCCAAGGTGTTTTTCATCTGGGgtggcttctgcttcctcgcTGTAGTTTTCGTCTACACTTGCATCTATGAGACCAAGGGTCTCAGTCTtgagcaggtcgatgagTTGTACTCCAAGGTCGAGCAGGCGTGGAAGTCGCCGGGCTTTGTGCCCTCTGTTCACTATACAGATGTAAGGGACGTTACAGACGAGTCGAAGCGTGGTAGTCTGGCGCAGTTTGAGGCCGAGGCTGATGAGAAGCGTGAGGAGCGGTCGGAACATGTGGAAAGCGTACCTAAAAGGGTGGAGGTTTGA
- a CDS encoding uncharacterized protein (ID:PFLUO_001436-T1.cds;~source:funannotate) translates to MFKNSAAWLIANKARPLQVKSAAYTRPREAEIVIRNYATAINPIDWRIQDMGTSMMYKWIEYPCILGSDVAGEVVEVGPQVTRFKVGDRVVGQAVGKDEKRNRDAEGAFQLYVVLLEHMVSPIPDSLPYENAAVIPLAVATAACGLFQTDQLGLQLPSASPKPKGETLLIWGGSTSVGSCAIQLAVGAGYEVFATASPKNFDYVKNLGAAKVFDYNSRSIVNDIAKAFQGKTSAGAITMASAGTGYCMDILNRCSGKKFVSLAAYPVPATIPKHFPVLQTMFTYITQSFVYWFKSKSMGVNYSLIFATTLIENGIGKSIFADYLPQALETGRFKASPEPIVIGTGLEGIQDALDYQKTGVSARKVVVSLKD, encoded by the coding sequence ATGTTCAAAAATTCCGCAGCATGGCTAATTGCAAACAAAGCTCGTCCCTTGCAAGTCAAGTCTGCTGCATACACCAGACCGCGCGAAGCCGAAATCGTGATCCGCAATTACGCCACAGCCATCAATCCAATCGACTGGAGGATACAAGACATGGGAACATCTATGATGTACAAATGGATCGAATACCCTTGTATCCTGGGGTCGGATGTGGCTGGTGAGGTGGTCGAGGTTGGACCCCAAGTAACACGATTCAAAGTGGGAGACCGCGTGGTCGGTCAAGCGGTTGGGAAGGACGAGAAGCGCAACCGGGATGCCGAGGGCGCTTTCCAGCTCTATGTGGTTCTATTGGAACACATGGTTTCGCCAATTCCAGACTCCTTGCCGTATGAAAACGCGGCCGTGATCCCTCTGGCCGTGGCTACGGCGGCCTGTGGCCTCTTCCAGACGGATCAACTTGGACTTCAACTCCCTTCTGCAAGCCCCAAACCCAAGGGCGAAACCCTGCTAATCTGGGGCGGTTCCACCAGCGTGGGGAGTTGTGCTATTCAGCTTGCTGTGGGTGCTGGCTACGAAGTGTTTGCCACGGCATCGCCTAAGAACTTCGATTATGTCAAAAACCTTGGGGCAGCCAAAGTGTTCGACTACAATAGCAGAAGTATCGTCAATGACATTGCGAAGGCCTTTCAGGGGAAGACATCAGCTGGCGCAATTACGATGGCGTCGGCTGGAACCGGGTATTGCATGGATATTCTGAACCGCTGCAGCGGAAAGAAGTTTGTCTCCTTGGCCGCCTATCCAGTTCCTGCGACTATTCCCAAGCATTTCCCAGTCCTGCAAACCATGTTTACATACATCACTCAGAGTTTCGTCTACTGGTTCAAGTCCAAATCCATGGGCGTCAACTATAGCCTTATCTTCGCCACGACTCTGATTGAGAATGGGATCGGCAAGTCGATCTTTGCGGATTACCTTCCTCAGGCACTGGAGACGGGCAGATTCAAGGCGTCTCCGGAGCCAATTGTGATTGGCACTGGATTGGAAGGTATTCAAGATGCACTGGACTATCAAAAGACCGGGGTATCTGCAAGGAAGGTGGTTGTCTCTCTGAAAGACTGA